One window of the Eucalyptus grandis isolate ANBG69807.140 chromosome 8, ASM1654582v1, whole genome shotgun sequence genome contains the following:
- the LOC104415486 gene encoding acyltransferase-like protein At1g54570, chloroplastic, protein MTSSVIFRVSPYLALNSQFRPRCRLQAKSSVGGDSTVSSSPESVVLNGAPPMEEREKVGPLTGGNEYAVSKIEVVEKKKKVEKEAKESLAVLWDDAYRTKSVKDYLELARFMIRPDGGPPRWFCPVECGHPLNDSPVLLFLPGLDGTGLGLILHHEALGRAFEVRSLHIPVYDRTPFEDLVTFVEKTVKAEYDSSPHKPIYLVGDSFGGCLALAVAARNPTIDLVVLLVNPATSFGRSQLQPLLPLLEAMPDGLHFTVPYLLSFIMGDPVKMATINIDNMLPPRVALEQLSTNLTSLLPRLSGLADIIPRETLLWKLKLLKSAASYANSRLHAVKAEVLVLASGKDNMLPSHDEARRLTNSLKNCRVRYFKDNGHTLLLEDGINLLTIIKGTHTYRRRRRHDYVLDFLPPSMSEYKTAFNQVVGLVRTASSSVLFSTLEDGKIVRGLSGVPSEGPVLLVGYHMLMGLELFSLVEEFLREKNIIVRGIAHPMLFSSKTEDLSSEFGLIDWVKVFGAVPVAGSNLFKLLSTKSHVVLYPGGAREANHNKGEEYKLFWPDQPEFVRMAARFGATIVPFGTVGEDDITNMILDNNEVMKIPFVGDYIKKYSRDNIRVRENEAVSVPVLLPRIPGRFYYLFGKPIETRGRYESLKDRENANELYLQVKSGVENCIAYLLKKREEDPYRNIVDRTVHRALHSPLHEIPTFEP, encoded by the exons ATGACATCATCAGTTATTTTCCGGGTGTCGCCTTATTTGGCATTGAATTCGCAATTTAGGCCTCGGTGTAGATTGCAAGCGAAGAGTTCAGTTGGTGGTGACTCAACAGTGTCATCATCCCCTGAATCGGTTGTGTTGAATGGAGCTCCTCctatggaggagagagagaaagttggTCCTTTGACTGGAGGAAATGAATATGCAGTTTCGAAGATTGAGGTGgttgagaagaagaagaaggtggaaaaAGAAGCCAAGGAAAGCTTGGCGGTGTTGTGGGATGATGCGTATCGAACTAAGAGTGTGAAGGATTATCTTGAGTTAGCAAGGTTTATGATTAGGCCTGATGGAGGTCCGCCCCGTTGGTTTTGCCCTGTTGAGTGTGGACATCCCTTAAATGATTCTCcagttcttttgtttttgcccG GACTTGATGGCACTGGATTGGGTCTCATCTTGCACCATGAAGCACTGGGGAG GGCTTTCGAAGTTCGAAGCTTGCATATCCCTGTTTATGATCGGACTCCATTCGAAG ATCTGGTGACTTTTGTCGAGAAAACTGTTAAAGCTGAGTATGACTCATCCCCACATAAGCCCATTTATCTTGTTGGAGATTCCTTTGGAGGATGCCTGGCACTTGCTGTGGCTGCTCGTAATCCTACCATTGACCTGGTAGTCTTATTAGTGAATCCAG CTACGTCATTTGGCCGTTCACAGCTGCAGCCACTGTTACCTTTACTGGAAGCTATGCCTGATGGACTCCATTTCACAGTCCCCTATCTTCTAAGCTTCATTATGG GTGACCCAGTGAAGATGGCAACAATCAATATTGATAATATGCTTCCCCCGAGGGTGGCACTTGAACAATTGTCTACCAACCTCACTTCTTTGCTGCCTCGTCTCTCA GGTTTGGCTGATATAATACCCAGGGAAACTCTTCTTTGGAAACTGAAGTTGCTTAAATCAGCTGCCTCTTATGCTAATTCTCGTCTTCATGCTGTCAAAGCCGAAGTGCTAGTCCTTGCCAG CGGCAAGGATAACATGCTTCCTAGTCATGATGAAGCCCGAAGGCTTACAAACTCATTGAAGAACTGCAGAGTTCGTTACTTCAAAGATAATGGACATACACTTCTATTG GAAGATGGTATTAATTTGCTGACCATCATCAAAGGTACCCACACGTACCGTCGAAGGAGGAGGCATGATTATGTCTTGGATTTCCTGCCTCCCAGTATGTCAGAATACAAAACAGCATTCAATCAAGTAGTTGG ACTAGTTCGCACTGCTTCTAGCTCGGTATTATTCTCGACTTTGGAAGATGGGAAGATAGTGAGAGGTCTTTCAGGGGTTCCTTCTGAAGGGCCGGTGTTGTTAGTCGGTTATCACATGCTGATGGGCCTTGAGCTGTTTTCACTTGTTGAAGAATTCTTGAGAGAGAAGAACATTATTGTGCGTGGGATAGCTCATCCGATGTTGTTCTCCAGCAAAACTGAAGATTTATCTTCTGAATTTGGTCTAATTGATTGGGTAAAAGTATTTGGAGCAGTTCCTGTGGCCGGAAGCAACCTCTTTAAGTTGTTGTCAACCAAATCTCATGTTGTACTTTATCCTGGTGGTGCACGCGAGGCTAATCATAACAAG GGTGAAGAATACAAGTTGTTCTGGCCAGACCAACCGGAATTTGTGAGAATGGCTGCACGGTTTGGCGCCACGATAGTACCATTTGGAACCGTGGGAGAGGATGACATCACAAAT ATGATACTTGATAATAATGAAGTGATGAAGATTCCATTTGTCGGCGACTACATCAAAAAATATAGTCGCGACAACATACGAGTGAG GGAGAATGAAGCAGTTTCAGTTCCAGTGCTTTTGCCAAGGATACCTGGCCGCTTCTACTATCTGTTTGGGAAGCCCATAGAGACAAGGGGGAGATATGAATCACTGAAGGACAGAGAAAATGCAAACGAGTTGTACTTGCAGGTAAAATCTGGAGTGGAAAACTGCATCGCATATTTGCtcaagaagcgagaggaggatCCTTATCGAAATATAGTCGATAGAACCGTACATAGAGCATTACATTCTCCTTTACACGAAATTCCAACATTTGAGCCCTGA